From Aricia agestis chromosome 11, ilAriAges1.1, whole genome shotgun sequence, a single genomic window includes:
- the LOC121731951 gene encoding uncharacterized protein LOC121731951: MEWSKDKTLRLIELLQINANLWNPSLCDSRRDKQKRREELHAIASIFGITVSDATKKIQHLRTQYNRESAREARANAEGPNENYISNWYAYEYLHFMKDSNKPYRILTLTDHPELNGNTQQHNMDVSDNKLDHMNTSNISRSELLHSLKPDILYSPQANNRDEYSVFGEYIANELRSLKGEKNLLVAKKKIQDVIFEVKMGMISDQRLEHSATCTVYTTNTQPSVVHNGKLYSSSELNTTIEPQPTNASTNTRINEIMISGSCHYPTFKVDDQ, encoded by the exons ATGGAATGGTCTAAGGACAAAACGTTGAGGCTGATAGAGCTTCTGCAGATCAATGCTAATTTATGGAATCCTTCCTTGTGCGATAGTCGCAGGGATAAACAGAAGCGAAGGGAGGAACTGCATGCAATAGCCAGCATTTTTGGCATAACTGTTTCTGATGCAACGAAAAAGATACAACACTTGCGGACCCAGTACAATCGTGAGTCGGCTAGAGAGGCCCGAGCCAATGCCGAAGGGCCAAACGAGAATTATATTAGCAACTGGTACGCATATGAGTATTTACACTTCATGAAGGATTCAAATAAACCGTATAGAATATTGACATTG ACAGACCACCCAGAACTCAATGGAAACACACAGCAGCATAATATGGACGTCTCAGACAACAAGCTGGATCACATGAACACATCTAATATCAGCAGATCCGAGCTGCTACATAGTTTGAAGCCTGACATACTGTATTCTCCGCAAGCCAACAACAGAGATGAGTATTCTGTGTTCGGGGAGTACATAGCTAACGAGTTACGGTCACTCAAAGGTGAAAAGAACCTTTTGGTGGCAAAGAAGAAGATACAGGATGTCATATTTGAAGTGAAGATGGGCATGATAAGTGATCAGAGACTGGAGCACAGTGCGACTTGCACAGTTTATACAACAAATACTCAGCCCTCTGTGGTTCATAACGGCAAGCTGTACTCGAGTTCTGAACTGAACACGACTATTGAACCTCAGCCTACGAATGCATCTACAAATACAAGAATAAATGAGATTATGATCAGCGGCAGTTGCCACTATCCAACGTTTAAGGTTGATGATCAATAG
- the LOC121731952 gene encoding polycomb group protein Pc: protein MHKMELGDSVYAAERIMKQRIRRNKVEYYVKWKGWKPKYNTWEPAENILDPRLIQSFERGEDLRKQGRKREREHSPAERARSADDDGPPPPGKRKAEVLSKESGKIGVTITMSPPARRPDVAKPRAPPPAAPPGGAPAPASPAAEAAAPRTGPRRAPASPEEADAHTPPERERRTDSQPAAAAPAEPRGAKPQPAAPEDEDSWGEAAAPVLLPPPPPPRRGAAYWLARSPVADQIFITDVTVNLQTVTIRECRTEKGFFRAREARPLDVT, encoded by the coding sequence AACAAGGTGGAGTACTACGTGAAATGGAAAGGCTGGAAGCCCAAGTACAACACCTGGGAGCCCGCCGAGAACATCCTCGACCCCCGCCTCATCCAGAGCTTCGAGCGCGGCGAGGACCTCCGCAAGCAGGGCCGCAAGCGCGAGCGCGAGCACTCGCCCGCCGAGCGCGCGCGCAGTGCCGACGACGACGGCCCCCCGCCGCCCGGCAAGCGCAAGGCCGAGGTGCTGTCCAAGGAGTCCGGCAAGATCGGCGTCACCATCACCATGAGCCCGCCCGCGCGCCGCCCCGACGTCGCCAagccgcgcgcgccgccgcccgccgcgccgcctggTGGGGCGCCCGCGCCAGCCTCCCCTGCCGCCGAGGCCGCCGCCCCCCGCACCGGCCCGCGACGCGCCCCCGCCTCGCCCGAGGAGGCCGACGCGCACACGCCGCCGGAGCGCGAGCGCCGCACCGACTCGcagcccgccgccgccgcgcccgccgaGCCCCGGGGCGCCAAGCCCCAGCCCGCGGCGCCCGAGGACGAGGACTCGTGGGGCGAGGCGGCGGCGCCGGTGCTGCTCCCGCCTCCGCCCCCGCCGCGCCGCGGCGCCGCCTACTGGCTGGCGCGCTCGCCGGTCGCGGACCAGATCTTCATCACGGACGTGACGGTGAACCTGCAGACGGTGACGATCCGCGAGTGCCGCACGGAGAAGGGATTCTTCCGGGCGCGCGAGGCCCGGCCGCTCGACGTGACGTAG
- the LOC121731944 gene encoding alpha-L-fucosidase isoform X2, translating to MMVSKLKLRTSTILFIIIWLCMNVVSSEIRPHLRRKEQSQKHHVLRRDRKYAPTWQDLDTRPLPEWYDKAKIGIFLHWGVYCVPGFGSEWFWSNLKGGSKSVTNFMSKNYPPGFSYQEFAPMFKAEFFDPQAWATLFSKAGAKYIVLTSKHHDGYTLFPSKRSFSWNSVEVGPKRDIVGELAQAVREKDLKFGVYHSLYEWFNPIYQQDKADLFLTRNYPETKLWPDIKQLVNDYQPSVIWSDGDWEALDAYWNSTDLLAWLYNDSPVKDEIVVNDRWGIGIPCHHGDFYNCADRYNPGKLQNHKWENAFTVDRQSWGYRRNLQLQDVMTTSELLKEVVSTVSCGGNALINVGPTKEGTIAPIFEERLLALGSWLDINGEAIYGTSPWLHQNDTSNPNVWYTCTKTTYNARQPTAAPAESDTVSAVYAILLEWPTSNIVMMSDIASYLHAGTHGVMMLGSNKTLEWEITSGVAYITLPDKASVTSKDAWAFKFSNK from the exons ATGATGGTTTCTAAACTGAAATTACGAACTTCTACAATACTGTTTATAATTATCTGGTTGTGCATGAATGTAGTGAGTTCTGAAATAAGACCTCATCTAAGAAGAAAGGAGCAGAGCCAGAAGCATCACGTTCTCCGTCGTGACAGGAAGTATGCCCCAACTTGGCAAGACTTGGACACTCGCCCGCTGCCAGAATGGTACGACAAAGCCAAGATTGGCATTTTCCTCCACTGGGGTGTATACTGCGTGCCAGGTTTCGGATCTGAATGGTTCTGGAGCAACTTGAAAG GAGGAAGCAAATCAGTTACCAATTTCATGTCCAAAAACTATCCCCCTGGGTTTTCATACCAGGAGTTTGCACCTATGTTCAAAGCTGAGTTCTTTGACCCTCAAGCCTGGGCTACATTGTTTTCCAAAGCAGGAGCAAA GTATATAGTGCTGACAAGCAAACACCACGATGGTTACACATTGTTTCCATCAAAACGCTCATTCAGTTGGAATTCTGTCGAGGTTGGGCCCAAAAGAGACATTGTTGGTGAACTAGCCCAAGCAGTCAGGGAAAAAGACTTGAAGTTTGGAGTCTATCATTCACTATATGAGTGGTTCAATCCTATTTACCAACAGGATAAGGCTGACTTGTTCTTGACTAGGAATTATCCGGAGACGAAACTTTGGCCTGACATTAAACAGCTCGTGAACGACTACCAGCCCTCTGTGATTTGGTCTGATGGTGACTGGGAGGCGCTCGATGCCTACTGGAATTCCACAGACTTGCTGGCCTGGTTGTACAACGACAGTCCAGTTAAGGATGAAATTGTTGTGAACGACCGATGGGGTATTGGAATACCTTGTCACCATGGGGACTTTTATAATTGCGCAGACAGATATAATCCAG GAAAACTACAGAACCACAAATGGGAGAATGCTTTCACTGTGGACCGGCAGTCGTGGGGTTACCGCCGCAACCTGCAGCTCCAGGATGTGATGACCACCAGTGAGCTGCTGAAGGAGGTGGTTTCTACCGTCAGCTGTGGag GTAACGCGCTTATAAACGTCGGGCCGACGAAGGAAGGCACCATAGCGCCCATATTCGAGGAGCGGCTGCTAGCTCTCGGGAGCTGGTTGGATATCAACGGGGAGGCGATATACGGAACCTCACCCTGGCTCCACCAGAACGACACCAGCAACCCAAATGTTTGGTACACCTGCACCAAAACGACGTACAATGCGCGCCAGCCTACTGCGGCGCCTGCTGAATCTGACACTGTGTCAGCAGTGTACGCTATACTCCTGGAGTGGCCCACCAGCAATATAGTGATGATGAGTGACATAGCATCTTATCTCCACGCTGGCACGCACGGCGTCATGATGCTCGGCAGCAACAAAACACTTGAA TGGGAAATAACTTCTGGAGTAGCCTACATCACCCTGCCGGATAAAGCCTCAGTGACATCTAAGGACGCATGGGCATTTAAGTTTTCTAATAAATAA
- the LOC121731944 gene encoding alpha-L-fucosidase isoform X1, with protein sequence MPRRNVSSWNLMMVSKLKLRTSTILFIIIWLCMNVVSSEIRPHLRRKEQSQKHHVLRRDRKYAPTWQDLDTRPLPEWYDKAKIGIFLHWGVYCVPGFGSEWFWSNLKGGSKSVTNFMSKNYPPGFSYQEFAPMFKAEFFDPQAWATLFSKAGAKYIVLTSKHHDGYTLFPSKRSFSWNSVEVGPKRDIVGELAQAVREKDLKFGVYHSLYEWFNPIYQQDKADLFLTRNYPETKLWPDIKQLVNDYQPSVIWSDGDWEALDAYWNSTDLLAWLYNDSPVKDEIVVNDRWGIGIPCHHGDFYNCADRYNPGKLQNHKWENAFTVDRQSWGYRRNLQLQDVMTTSELLKEVVSTVSCGGNALINVGPTKEGTIAPIFEERLLALGSWLDINGEAIYGTSPWLHQNDTSNPNVWYTCTKTTYNARQPTAAPAESDTVSAVYAILLEWPTSNIVMMSDIASYLHAGTHGVMMLGSNKTLEWEITSGVAYITLPDKASVTSKDAWAFKFSNK encoded by the exons ATGCCTCGCCGAAATG TTTCAAGTTGGAATTTAATGATGGTTTCTAAACTGAAATTACGAACTTCTACAATACTGTTTATAATTATCTGGTTGTGCATGAATGTAGTGAGTTCTGAAATAAGACCTCATCTAAGAAGAAAGGAGCAGAGCCAGAAGCATCACGTTCTCCGTCGTGACAGGAAGTATGCCCCAACTTGGCAAGACTTGGACACTCGCCCGCTGCCAGAATGGTACGACAAAGCCAAGATTGGCATTTTCCTCCACTGGGGTGTATACTGCGTGCCAGGTTTCGGATCTGAATGGTTCTGGAGCAACTTGAAAG GAGGAAGCAAATCAGTTACCAATTTCATGTCCAAAAACTATCCCCCTGGGTTTTCATACCAGGAGTTTGCACCTATGTTCAAAGCTGAGTTCTTTGACCCTCAAGCCTGGGCTACATTGTTTTCCAAAGCAGGAGCAAA GTATATAGTGCTGACAAGCAAACACCACGATGGTTACACATTGTTTCCATCAAAACGCTCATTCAGTTGGAATTCTGTCGAGGTTGGGCCCAAAAGAGACATTGTTGGTGAACTAGCCCAAGCAGTCAGGGAAAAAGACTTGAAGTTTGGAGTCTATCATTCACTATATGAGTGGTTCAATCCTATTTACCAACAGGATAAGGCTGACTTGTTCTTGACTAGGAATTATCCGGAGACGAAACTTTGGCCTGACATTAAACAGCTCGTGAACGACTACCAGCCCTCTGTGATTTGGTCTGATGGTGACTGGGAGGCGCTCGATGCCTACTGGAATTCCACAGACTTGCTGGCCTGGTTGTACAACGACAGTCCAGTTAAGGATGAAATTGTTGTGAACGACCGATGGGGTATTGGAATACCTTGTCACCATGGGGACTTTTATAATTGCGCAGACAGATATAATCCAG GAAAACTACAGAACCACAAATGGGAGAATGCTTTCACTGTGGACCGGCAGTCGTGGGGTTACCGCCGCAACCTGCAGCTCCAGGATGTGATGACCACCAGTGAGCTGCTGAAGGAGGTGGTTTCTACCGTCAGCTGTGGag GTAACGCGCTTATAAACGTCGGGCCGACGAAGGAAGGCACCATAGCGCCCATATTCGAGGAGCGGCTGCTAGCTCTCGGGAGCTGGTTGGATATCAACGGGGAGGCGATATACGGAACCTCACCCTGGCTCCACCAGAACGACACCAGCAACCCAAATGTTTGGTACACCTGCACCAAAACGACGTACAATGCGCGCCAGCCTACTGCGGCGCCTGCTGAATCTGACACTGTGTCAGCAGTGTACGCTATACTCCTGGAGTGGCCCACCAGCAATATAGTGATGATGAGTGACATAGCATCTTATCTCCACGCTGGCACGCACGGCGTCATGATGCTCGGCAGCAACAAAACACTTGAA TGGGAAATAACTTCTGGAGTAGCCTACATCACCCTGCCGGATAAAGCCTCAGTGACATCTAAGGACGCATGGGCATTTAAGTTTTCTAATAAATAA